From the Burkholderia cenocepacia genome, the window CATGTCGCGCGCCCGTTCCGGCGAATGGATGGCCGCGCCGATTGCGACACGCGCCAGCGCGAGAAAGGCCTCGTCGTTCATCAACCGCAATTTGCGGTCGAGCAACGCGAGCAGTTGCTCGCGCAGCGGCACGTCGGCGCGATAGGTGGGCGAACTGCCGGTGCGAGTCGCATCCCACAACTTGTTCAGGATCGCGGCGAACAGCGTCTCCTTACCGGGGAAGTGGTTATAGACGGTGCGCTTCGACACGTCCGCGCGCGCAGCGATACGATCCATGCTCGTCGCATCGTAGCCCGCGGCGAGAAATTCCTCGATCGCCGCATCGACGATGGCCGCGCGCTTTCGGTCGGTCAGACGCTGAGGGGAAGTACTGGTATC encodes:
- a CDS encoding TetR/AcrR family transcriptional regulator, with the translated sequence MDTSTSPQRLTDRKRAAIVDAAIEEFLAAGYDATSMDRIAARADVSKRTVYNHFPGKETLFAAILNKLWDATRTGSSPTYRADVPLREQLLALLDRKLRLMNDEAFLALARVAIGAAIHSPERARDMVERLGEREEDVTVWVRAAAAAGRLTVTDPVFAAHQLHGAVKAFAFWPQITMGQPPLTAQEQQKVAESAADMFLAYYARPDDGAARHRRQD